The following proteins are co-located in the Methylomonas sp. 11b genome:
- a CDS encoding efflux RND transporter permease subunit produces the protein MSELNKIVEAKKDSLTVAIVRLFTTSHLSLLFLLISLLAGAAALTLTPREEDPQIIVPVMDVFVHYPGASSEEVEKRVTTPLEVLLKQIQGVEYVYSASRPGESLVTVRYRVGESIEDSLIKTRDKLQANLDIIPPGVSDWVVKPVEIDDVPILLLSMSMPKANEDIMAVRRIAEELIERLRAIDDVGKSWVIGAAPRQISVYPDPAKLQASGLGLPEIQQALAQNNVNLPAGRLNQNNSEILLEAGPHYETPEQIGATVLKNVAGRLVYLRDVAQIVDGPQDTDYYTRIGFGPGVEQMKTVGHPGDALPQVGEERQMATIAIAKRRGSNAVGVAEQVLELTEQLHGTLIPDEVLVTVTRNYGETADHKVNELVMHLSIAILTIIVLLALALGFKESLIVSLAVPMTFAITLLCDLIFGYTINRVTLFALILSLGLLVDDPIVDVENIHRHYKMRKEPPLQALLTAVDEIRPPTILATFAVIMSFVPMFFITGMMGPYMAPMAFNVPIAMLMSLLIAFTVTPWASYKLLKGDYGKDHGPEFRLQESRGFKLYQAIMAPLLSHKSKALWFLLAVFVAFVLSTLMAVTRVVPLKLLPFDNKNELQLVIDMPRGSSLEATNEVATALGQYLATVNEVSSYQTYVGLASPMDFNGLVRHYYLRQGAYVGDLRIILVDKSRRAQQSHAIALRMRPDIERIGHKYGANLKIVEMPPGPPVLSSVVGEIYGPPEAGYQDLVSVSKQVREHLQTTEGVVDVDDYVQAPQDQWQFVLNQDKAALLGITNQQVANSLKLAVEGGVAGTLHIASERQPLLITLQYPRAARSSEADLLNLSVKSAKGDLIRLSEIGRFSHELADQTIYHKNLRQVSYVLAEMAGRSPVEAVWDLQDALEQQPLPAGYSAEMAGEGEWKITVDVFRDLGLAFAAAMVMIYILLVGQTGSLGVPLIMMIAIPLTVIGIMPGFWFINLFASDVGQYADPVYFTATAMIGMIALAGIVVRNSIILIDFIENIYRGNPDISLADAIIEAGATRLNPIFLTAASAVLGSVMIVLDPIFSGLAWSFIFGIIASTLFSLVVIPLVYFLINREMPKQVQAED, from the coding sequence ATGAGCGAGTTGAACAAAATCGTGGAAGCGAAAAAGGACAGCCTGACGGTTGCCATCGTTCGCTTATTCACCACCTCGCATTTATCGCTGCTGTTTTTATTGATTTCCCTGTTGGCGGGTGCGGCAGCATTAACTTTGACCCCGCGTGAGGAAGATCCGCAAATCATCGTGCCGGTGATGGATGTGTTCGTGCATTATCCGGGCGCGAGCAGCGAAGAAGTGGAAAAGCGCGTCACCACGCCTTTGGAAGTATTACTCAAGCAAATCCAGGGTGTGGAATACGTCTATTCTGCCTCCCGGCCCGGCGAGTCGCTGGTCACGGTGCGCTATCGGGTGGGCGAGAGTATCGAAGACAGTCTGATCAAAACCCGCGATAAGCTGCAAGCCAATCTGGACATCATCCCGCCCGGTGTCAGCGATTGGGTAGTCAAGCCGGTGGAAATCGATGACGTGCCGATCTTGCTATTGAGCATGTCTATGCCAAAGGCGAACGAAGACATCATGGCGGTGCGCCGCATCGCCGAGGAACTGATCGAGCGCTTGCGCGCCATTGACGACGTCGGCAAAAGTTGGGTCATCGGCGCGGCGCCTCGGCAGATTTCGGTGTATCCCGATCCCGCCAAGTTGCAAGCCAGCGGCCTGGGCCTGCCGGAAATTCAACAAGCGTTGGCGCAGAACAATGTCAATCTGCCGGCTGGGCGTTTGAATCAAAATAACAGCGAAATCCTGCTGGAAGCCGGGCCGCACTATGAAACGCCGGAGCAGATCGGGGCGACGGTCTTGAAAAACGTCGCCGGCCGTCTGGTGTATTTGCGTGATGTGGCGCAGATCGTCGATGGTCCACAAGACACTGACTATTACACCCGCATCGGCTTCGGTCCCGGTGTGGAGCAAATGAAAACGGTAGGGCATCCCGGTGACGCGTTACCGCAAGTCGGTGAAGAACGGCAAATGGCTACCATCGCCATTGCCAAAAGGCGCGGCAGCAACGCCGTCGGCGTGGCCGAGCAGGTGTTGGAACTGACCGAACAATTGCACGGCACGCTGATTCCGGATGAAGTGTTGGTGACGGTAACCCGCAACTACGGCGAAACCGCCGATCACAAAGTCAATGAGCTGGTGATGCACCTGAGCATCGCGATTCTCACCATTATAGTCCTGCTGGCGCTGGCGCTGGGTTTTAAGGAATCGCTGATCGTGTCATTGGCGGTACCGATGACCTTTGCGATTACCTTGCTGTGCGATTTGATCTTCGGTTACACCATCAACCGCGTAACGCTGTTCGCGCTGATTCTGTCTTTGGGCTTATTGGTGGATGACCCGATTGTCGATGTCGAGAACATTCATCGCCACTACAAAATGCGCAAAGAGCCACCGTTACAAGCCTTGCTGACAGCCGTAGACGAAATTCGTCCGCCGACCATCCTGGCCACCTTCGCGGTGATCATGTCCTTCGTGCCGATGTTTTTTATCACCGGGATGATGGGACCCTACATGGCGCCCATGGCCTTTAACGTGCCGATAGCCATGTTGATGTCCTTGCTGATCGCCTTCACGGTGACGCCTTGGGCCAGCTATAAATTGTTGAAAGGCGATTACGGTAAAGATCATGGACCAGAGTTTCGGCTACAGGAATCCCGTGGTTTCAAGCTGTATCAAGCCATCATGGCGCCGCTGCTGAGCCATAAATCCAAAGCCTTGTGGTTTTTGCTGGCGGTGTTTGTGGCATTTGTCCTGTCCACGCTGATGGCCGTGACCCGAGTCGTACCGCTGAAACTGCTGCCGTTTGATAACAAAAACGAGCTGCAATTGGTGATCGACATGCCCCGCGGCTCGTCCCTTGAGGCCACCAATGAAGTCGCTACGGCTCTGGGTCAATATCTGGCCACGGTGAATGAGGTCAGCAGCTATCAGACCTATGTCGGTTTGGCATCACCCATGGATTTTAATGGCTTGGTGCGGCATTACTATTTACGCCAGGGCGCCTATGTTGGGGATCTGCGCATCATTCTGGTGGATAAATCTCGGCGCGCGCAACAATCTCATGCCATCGCGCTGAGGATGCGTCCGGATATAGAGCGGATCGGTCATAAATACGGCGCCAATCTTAAAATCGTGGAAATGCCGCCGGGGCCGCCGGTGCTATCCAGCGTGGTTGGGGAAATTTACGGGCCGCCGGAAGCCGGTTATCAGGATTTGGTGAGCGTGTCTAAACAAGTTCGTGAACATTTGCAAACGACTGAGGGCGTGGTGGATGTGGACGATTATGTGCAAGCGCCGCAAGACCAGTGGCAATTTGTGTTGAACCAGGACAAAGCAGCGCTATTGGGCATTACCAATCAGCAGGTGGCCAATAGTTTGAAACTGGCGGTAGAAGGCGGCGTAGCCGGTACTTTGCATATCGCCAGCGAACGCCAGCCCTTGCTGATCACGTTGCAATATCCCAGAGCGGCGCGTTCCTCGGAAGCCGATTTATTAAACTTGTCGGTGAAATCGGCAAAAGGCGATTTGATTCGTTTGAGCGAAATCGGTCGGTTTAGCCATGAATTAGCGGATCAAACCATCTATCACAAAAACTTACGCCAGGTGTCGTATGTGCTAGCTGAAATGGCCGGACGCAGCCCGGTGGAAGCGGTGTGGGATCTGCAGGATGCCTTGGAACAGCAGCCGCTACCAGCCGGTTACAGCGCGGAAATGGCCGGGGAGGGCGAATGGAAAATCACCGTCGATGTGTTCCGCGACCTGGGCTTGGCGTTCGCGGCGGCGATGGTGATGATCTATATCTTGTTGGTGGGGCAGACCGGCTCCTTGGGTGTGCCGCTGATCATGATGATCGCCATCCCGCTGACGGTGATCGGCATCATGCCGGGCTTTTGGTTCATCAACCTGTTTGCGTCCGATGTCGGGCAATATGCCGATCCGGTGTATTTCACCGCCACGGCCATGATCGGCATGATTGCTTTGGCCGGCATCGTGGTGCGCAACTCCATCATCTTGATCGATTTTATCGAGAACATTTATCGCGGTAATCCGGATATCAGTTTGGCCGACGCCATCATCGAAGCCGGCGCCACTCGTTTAAATCCGATCTTTTTGACAGCGGCTTCGGCGGTATTAGGCTCGGTGATGATCGTCCTCGATCCCATCTTTTCGGGTCTGGCCTGGAGCTTCATCTTCGGGATTATTGCGTCCACCTTATTTTCGTTGGTGGTGATTCCTTTGGTGTATTTCTTGATCAACCGCGAAATGCCCAAGCAAGTACAAGCCGAAGACTAG
- a CDS encoding YgaP family membrane protein — MTAERIVRIVAGLFVLLSLSLGVEGSPLFQSSNWLWFTAFVGANLFQSGFTRFCPLEMILKKLGIKENCQ, encoded by the coding sequence ATGACCGCGGAACGCATTGTTCGTATCGTCGCCGGCTTATTTGTCTTGCTATCGCTGAGTCTGGGCGTTGAAGGCAGCCCACTATTTCAGTCAAGCAATTGGCTTTGGTTTACCGCATTTGTCGGGGCCAATTTGTTTCAAAGCGGTTTTACCCGATTCTGCCCGCTGGAAATGATTCTTAAAAAATTGGGCATTAAAGAAAACTGCCAATAA
- a CDS encoding response regulator transcription factor, with translation MALQVLELDRLILVADREVSSFKGINRVRESLQTNVDYVASRDELCRWIADNKANLTSKNIAFVMVFDPEVVEISPSGSEFGLLLEYPRICITRSSDLSTTLRSIKTGLFDFIEKPFSLEQIRKCLELAFFEYEFAASINNQFRNLTKREIETCELVVLGHTNKEISEKLDISIKTVKVHRANLMRKTNAKTVTDLLRLHDTFKSNTRQGLTDLPTIPPLKILNTQQTNKREKRQKSLA, from the coding sequence ATGGCACTACAGGTTTTGGAACTCGATAGATTAATCTTGGTTGCTGACCGCGAAGTCTCGTCCTTTAAAGGTATCAATCGGGTCAGGGAGAGTCTGCAAACAAATGTGGATTATGTTGCCAGCCGGGACGAGTTGTGTCGCTGGATCGCCGACAACAAGGCGAATTTAACCAGCAAAAATATTGCCTTTGTGATGGTGTTTGACCCGGAAGTGGTCGAAATATCGCCGTCCGGTTCCGAGTTTGGTTTATTACTGGAATATCCGCGGATTTGTATCACCCGATCAAGTGATCTATCGACTACCTTGCGCTCGATAAAAACCGGTTTGTTTGATTTTATTGAAAAGCCCTTTAGTCTGGAACAGATACGCAAATGCCTTGAACTGGCTTTTTTCGAATATGAGTTTGCTGCCAGTATCAACAATCAATTCCGTAATCTGACCAAACGCGAAATTGAAACCTGCGAGTTGGTGGTGCTGGGCCACACCAATAAGGAAATATCCGAAAAACTGGATATTTCGATAAAAACCGTCAAAGTGCATCGCGCGAATTTAATGCGCAAAACCAACGCCAAAACGGTTACGGATCTTCTGAGACTGCACGATACCTTCAAGTCAAATACTCGCCAAGGACTGACTGATTTGCCCACTATCCCCCCGCTAAAAATATTGAACACTCAACAAACTAACAAGCGTGAAAAACGCCAAAAATCTCTGGCTTAA
- a CDS encoding TolC family protein yields the protein MTHRYFRQLAFALMLVMDTAFADAEPSQFSLEQAIDTALANNPELGIMQARIEQANAQLGESLASFYPQIKASLSYQHSDNPAQAFAMIIAQRRLSFVGNDFNHPGGVDNYRPQVTATYSLFRGGQDYYRKQAAELGIETSELEKAATRNQLVNNVTAAYYGELAAMEAHEISQRSITAVQSELDQSRIRFDAGTVLKSDVLSLEVQLAEAKDAEIQAANAIELAQSMLKTLLGLPANETFVINSTQQVALPASPAVFDELLNQALSSHPELQAAQKRVAMAERQLDVAQAAHLPRADAFVSYGSDSKDLAFSSNRDNVTAGVMVEVDVFSGFATQEKIKKAEHELTAAQEAARQTRLRIEHQLKSAQVKLQDALSRAEVSAVAVKAAEEALRLVNEQRQAGVVTVTRYIEAEVARDKAYTRQITARFDALRAEAELKQATGYWQ from the coding sequence ATGACACATCGATATTTTCGGCAGCTTGCCTTCGCACTGATGTTGGTTATGGATACGGCCTTCGCCGATGCGGAGCCCAGTCAATTCAGCTTGGAGCAAGCCATTGACACCGCGCTGGCGAACAATCCCGAGCTGGGCATCATGCAAGCGCGTATTGAACAGGCCAATGCGCAATTGGGTGAGTCTTTGGCCAGTTTTTACCCGCAGATTAAAGCCAGCTTGTCTTATCAACACAGCGACAATCCGGCCCAGGCATTTGCGATGATCATTGCCCAGCGTCGGCTCAGCTTTGTCGGTAACGACTTCAATCATCCCGGCGGGGTTGATAACTATCGGCCGCAAGTGACAGCGACGTACTCGTTGTTTCGCGGTGGTCAGGATTATTACCGCAAGCAGGCTGCGGAACTGGGTATCGAAACCTCTGAACTGGAAAAGGCCGCGACCCGCAACCAGTTGGTCAATAACGTCACAGCGGCTTACTACGGCGAGTTGGCGGCGATGGAAGCGCACGAGATTAGTCAGCGCTCCATCACAGCAGTGCAAAGCGAGCTGGATCAGTCGCGGATTCGCTTCGATGCCGGCACCGTATTGAAGTCCGACGTACTGTCCTTGGAAGTGCAGTTGGCCGAAGCCAAGGATGCGGAAATCCAAGCCGCCAATGCTATTGAGTTGGCGCAGAGTATGTTGAAAACCTTGCTGGGTTTGCCCGCTAACGAAACCTTTGTCATTAATTCAACTCAACAAGTCGCGTTACCCGCCAGTCCGGCGGTTTTCGACGAATTACTCAATCAGGCGCTGAGCAGTCATCCTGAATTGCAAGCTGCCCAGAAGCGTGTGGCGATGGCCGAACGTCAGCTTGATGTCGCGCAAGCCGCCCACTTACCTCGCGCCGACGCCTTTGTCAGCTATGGTTCTGACAGCAAAGATCTGGCCTTCAGCAGTAATCGCGATAATGTCACGGCTGGCGTGATGGTGGAAGTGGATGTGTTTTCCGGCTTTGCGACGCAGGAAAAAATCAAGAAAGCCGAGCACGAATTGACCGCCGCCCAAGAGGCTGCCAGGCAGACCCGCTTACGTATCGAACATCAGCTCAAATCGGCGCAAGTCAAATTGCAAGACGCTCTGAGTAGAGCGGAAGTTAGCGCCGTAGCGGTTAAAGCTGCAGAAGAAGCCTTGCGATTAGTCAATGAACAGCGCCAAGCCGGCGTGGTGACGGTGACCCGCTATATCGAAGCCGAAGTGGCGCGCGACAAGGCGTATACCCGACAAATCACCGCACGTTTCGATGCCTTGCGGGCCGAAGCAGAACTCAAACAAGCCACCGGTTACTGGCAATAA
- a CDS encoding diguanylate cyclase yields the protein MTEFTIFPTVGSIAQKQLLRATLDMTIRSVSQLIDHHNVSSVVLEIGEDYFVFSVEDLLKHLHAGGSSDATLAELTLRKITCVFENERVLTAFEILESNGDRYLGVVDSTESLVGILTDTDILSAVDPTVLVQKKTIGDLVTRIEPITFTADWILDDVLNHLQKMEDSIIVVESKIPIGIITTKDIFKLISAADTTDRPLREYMSSPVITTEVSSTIEDALAQLKTCHIKRSIVVNQENQLVGVVTQSELVGFAYGTWIDLIKHHAGELKELVAILDAKAKGFEKSSLTDPLTGLGNRRMLDKRLADEIGRMRRYDAPAFSLLLLDIDLFKQINDAHGHLIGDEILKAISLKLMSLVRCSDDAIRWGGEEFAILLPHTLLEDAVEFANRLRTTIEDYSFVERINVTISIGVGQFSITEHESQFIDRVDKALYLAKHQGRNRVVADTSAVPIQHLVTPT from the coding sequence GTGACTGAATTTACAATTTTTCCAACGGTCGGGTCGATTGCGCAAAAACAACTTTTGCGAGCGACTTTAGATATGACTATTCGTTCGGTGTCGCAGCTAATAGACCACCATAACGTCAGCAGCGTAGTGCTTGAAATTGGCGAAGACTATTTTGTATTTTCCGTTGAAGATTTGCTGAAGCATCTGCATGCTGGCGGCAGCAGTGATGCCACCTTGGCTGAATTGACATTACGCAAGATTACCTGCGTTTTCGAAAATGAACGGGTGCTGACGGCATTTGAAATCCTTGAAAGCAATGGCGACCGGTATTTAGGTGTCGTCGATTCCACTGAGAGTCTGGTCGGCATATTGACCGATACCGACATTCTATCGGCGGTCGATCCTACTGTATTGGTGCAAAAAAAAACCATCGGCGATTTGGTGACCAGAATAGAGCCCATCACCTTTACTGCGGACTGGATTTTGGACGATGTGCTTAACCATCTGCAGAAAATGGAGGACTCCATCATTGTGGTCGAATCCAAAATACCGATAGGCATTATCACCACCAAGGATATTTTTAAACTTATCTCTGCCGCGGATACCACCGATAGGCCACTCCGGGAGTACATGAGTAGTCCGGTCATTACCACCGAGGTCAGTTCAACCATTGAAGACGCGCTCGCTCAGTTAAAAACCTGTCACATCAAACGGTCCATCGTGGTGAATCAGGAAAACCAATTGGTAGGCGTCGTCACGCAGAGCGAACTGGTGGGTTTTGCCTATGGTACCTGGATAGATTTAATCAAACATCACGCCGGCGAGCTCAAAGAGCTTGTGGCTATTCTGGACGCCAAAGCCAAGGGTTTTGAAAAATCCTCGTTGACCGACCCTCTCACCGGACTTGGCAATAGACGAATGCTGGATAAAAGACTGGCCGATGAAATTGGCCGCATGCGGCGTTATGACGCCCCGGCGTTTTCGCTGTTGTTACTGGACATCGATCTTTTCAAGCAAATTAATGATGCGCACGGCCACTTGATTGGCGACGAAATCTTGAAAGCCATCAGCTTGAAACTAATGAGCTTGGTCAGGTGCAGTGATGATGCGATTCGTTGGGGCGGCGAAGAATTTGCGATTTTGCTGCCGCATACACTTCTTGAGGATGCCGTCGAGTTTGCAAACCGCTTGCGCACCACGATAGAAGACTATTCTTTCGTCGAACGGATAAACGTCACTATCAGCATAGGTGTTGGACAGTTTTCAATTACCGAGCACGAAAGCCAATTCATTGATCGCGTCGACAAGGCGCTATACCTTGCCAAACATCAGGGCCGCAATCGGGTCGTTGCCGATACCTCAGCCGTGCCGATTCAACACCTTGTCACGCCGACATGA
- a CDS encoding NAD(P)/FAD-dependent oxidoreductase, protein MAKIVIVGAGIGGIPMALEMKENARKEDEVVVIADTPTFHFVPSNPWVAVNWRKPEDIKVELAPMFKKKKIGFIQQKVTRFHPENNQVELADGSQVDYDFLVIATGPKLAFDEVPGLGPNGHTQSVCHVDHAGESGEFWDKFVEDPGPIIVGAAQGASCFGPAYEYMFIAETDLRQRKIRDKVKMTYVTSEPYIGHLGLGGVGDTKGMLEAEMRNKHINWICNAKIDKIEAGMMYVTEVDENGQEKKKHELPFKHSMILPAFKGVDALLGIDKLVNPRGFVIVDENQRNPTFKNIYSIGVCIAIPPLEQTPVPTGTPKTGYMIESMVTATAHNIRAELDGKQPKEKGTWNALCLADFGDSGVAFLAMPQIPPRNVQWASSGKWVHLAKIGYEKYFMRKVRKGISEPYYEKLTLKMFGIMRLKG, encoded by the coding sequence ATGGCAAAAATTGTAATCGTAGGCGCGGGCATTGGCGGTATCCCGATGGCATTGGAAATGAAAGAAAACGCTCGGAAAGAAGATGAGGTAGTAGTGATCGCCGATACCCCGACCTTTCACTTCGTGCCTTCAAATCCTTGGGTGGCGGTCAACTGGCGCAAGCCGGAAGATATCAAGGTCGAATTGGCACCCATGTTCAAGAAAAAGAAGATCGGTTTCATTCAACAAAAAGTCACCCGTTTTCATCCGGAAAACAATCAAGTGGAATTGGCCGATGGCTCGCAAGTCGATTACGATTTTTTAGTGATCGCCACCGGCCCGAAACTGGCCTTTGACGAGGTGCCGGGTTTGGGGCCCAACGGCCATACCCAATCGGTGTGCCACGTCGATCATGCCGGAGAATCCGGTGAATTTTGGGATAAGTTTGTCGAAGATCCGGGTCCGATTATCGTCGGTGCCGCCCAAGGGGCGTCTTGCTTTGGCCCTGCCTATGAATACATGTTTATCGCCGAAACCGACCTGCGGCAACGTAAAATCCGCGATAAGGTGAAAATGACTTATGTCACCTCGGAACCCTACATCGGCCATTTGGGCTTGGGCGGCGTGGGCGATACCAAAGGGATGCTGGAAGCCGAGATGCGGAACAAACATATCAATTGGATTTGCAATGCCAAAATCGACAAGATCGAAGCCGGCATGATGTATGTCACCGAAGTGGATGAAAACGGTCAGGAGAAAAAGAAACACGAGTTACCGTTCAAACACAGTATGATTCTGCCGGCGTTCAAAGGCGTTGATGCGCTACTAGGCATCGACAAACTGGTGAATCCGCGCGGTTTTGTGATTGTTGACGAGAATCAACGCAACCCCACCTTCAAAAATATATATTCCATTGGCGTTTGCATTGCCATTCCACCGCTGGAGCAAACCCCGGTACCAACTGGCACGCCTAAGACTGGTTATATGATCGAGTCGATGGTTACTGCTACGGCTCATAACATACGGGCAGAACTGGATGGCAAGCAGCCTAAAGAAAAAGGCACCTGGAATGCACTATGTCTGGCGGACTTTGGCGATTCGGGCGTCGCTTTCCTGGCCATGCCGCAAATTCCGCCACGTAACGTGCAGTGGGCGTCCAGCGGTAAATGGGTGCATTTGGCTAAAATTGGTTATGAAAAATACTTCATGCGTAAAGTTCGCAAGGGTATTAGCGAGCCTTACTATGAAAAACTGACCTTAAAAATGTTTGGCATTATGCGTCTGAAAGGCTGA
- the cydX gene encoding cytochrome bd-I oxidase subunit CydX: MWYFAWILGVGFAASFAIINAMWLESVCDIDHHGIDQSCESLAQRSKERLS, encoded by the coding sequence ATGTGGTATTTCGCTTGGATACTTGGCGTCGGTTTCGCGGCGTCCTTCGCCATCATCAACGCCATGTGGCTGGAATCGGTGTGCGATATCGATCATCACGGCATCGATCAATCGTGCGAGAGCTTGGCGCAACGCAGCAAAGAGAGGCTGTCATGA
- a CDS encoding efflux RND transporter periplasmic adaptor subunit — protein sequence MPATAITALLLVILFALGILGGEDKTEPGNTDSPESSIPAGAQTLKVGTQTAENNLSWQGVVKSRLAAKIAPKLNARILEIAVNPGDKVKQGQVIARLDDRDLRAAYNAASAGQAAAQAQAAQAVAEEKRIIDLYNKQAATRQNYEAVLAQAQSARAMANQAASSAQQSKVMLGENVLYAPFDGVVGERLQEPGDMGLPNQAIVTLHKPDDLRLEASIASHCAAAIKLGMEVKVRFDTPQQTLAATVDEIAPEIDPQTRTLAVKVKLPNMPGLQHGQFGWLELACASAQQAVMIPSAAILHYGQLQAVKVLDGQRLLTRHIRAGKQYGDQVEILSGLRAGETILSNAGLGQ from the coding sequence ATGCCGGCGACAGCGATCACTGCCTTATTGCTGGTGATTTTATTTGCGCTGGGTATTTTGGGCGGCGAGGATAAGACCGAACCCGGCAACACGGATTCGCCTGAGAGTAGTATCCCCGCCGGCGCACAGACCTTAAAAGTAGGCACACAGACTGCGGAGAACAATTTGTCTTGGCAGGGCGTGGTCAAATCCCGCTTGGCGGCGAAAATTGCCCCAAAATTAAATGCGCGCATTCTGGAAATAGCTGTCAATCCGGGTGACAAAGTTAAACAAGGCCAAGTCATCGCCCGTCTCGATGATCGCGATTTGCGAGCGGCTTACAACGCGGCCAGCGCGGGACAGGCGGCAGCCCAGGCTCAGGCGGCTCAGGCCGTTGCCGAAGAAAAACGCATTATCGATCTGTACAACAAGCAAGCGGCCACCCGGCAAAACTACGAAGCCGTGCTGGCGCAAGCGCAAAGCGCTCGAGCCATGGCCAATCAAGCCGCCAGTTCCGCGCAACAGAGTAAAGTGATGCTTGGCGAAAATGTGCTCTATGCACCGTTCGACGGGGTAGTCGGTGAGCGTTTGCAAGAGCCGGGCGACATGGGCTTGCCCAATCAAGCCATCGTCACCTTGCACAAACCCGATGACTTGCGTCTGGAAGCATCAATTGCCAGCCACTGTGCTGCGGCCATTAAGTTAGGCATGGAAGTAAAAGTGCGCTTCGATACGCCGCAGCAAACGCTGGCGGCGACGGTCGATGAAATAGCCCCGGAAATCGATCCGCAAACCCGCACCCTCGCGGTAAAAGTGAAATTACCCAACATGCCTGGTTTGCAACACGGCCAATTCGGTTGGCTGGAGCTGGCTTGTGCCAGTGCACAACAAGCCGTGATGATCCCGTCTGCAGCCATTTTGCATTACGGCCAACTGCAAGCGGTTAAAGTACTGGATGGGCAAAGGCTATTGACGCGACATATTCGCGCAGGTAAGCAGTATGGCGACCAGGTCGAAATACTCTCCGGACTGCGCGCAGGCGAAACTATCTTGAGTAACGCTGGGTTGGGGCAATGA
- a CDS encoding cupin domain-containing protein produces MKQSNRVCYLLSVLGLLTCLSPLVQADESASKFSRELLMTKPVTLPSKEVESHVMRVRFPKGYKTPLHTHEGPGPRYVVMGKLKVVDDGQTKVYSQGEVFWETGAEMTVENVGKGEAEIIIFELAAGKPAKH; encoded by the coding sequence ATGAAACAATCAAACCGCGTTTGCTACTTACTTTCTGTGTTGGGATTATTGACGTGCCTGTCGCCGCTAGTGCAAGCCGACGAGTCCGCCAGCAAATTCTCCCGGGAATTGTTAATGACCAAGCCGGTGACTTTACCCAGTAAAGAAGTCGAGAGCCATGTAATGCGGGTGCGCTTCCCCAAGGGCTACAAAACCCCCTTACACACGCACGAAGGACCGGGCCCCAGATATGTGGTGATGGGCAAGCTGAAAGTCGTCGATGACGGCCAAACCAAAGTCTATAGCCAAGGCGAAGTGTTCTGGGAAACCGGCGCGGAAATGACCGTGGAAAACGTCGGCAAAGGCGAGGCGGAAATTATTATATTTGAGCTTGCGGCGGGAAAGCCTGCTAAGCATTAA